In Romeriopsis navalis LEGE 11480, one genomic interval encodes:
- the galE gene encoding UDP-glucose 4-epimerase GalE — protein sequence MKQTVLVTGGAGYIGSHVVRQLGEAGYDIVIYDNCSTGVPASILYGDLVVGDLADQDRLYKLFSRHKFSAVLHFAASLIAPESVENPLDYYANNTRNTLNLLRCCDVFNVEQLVFSSTAAVYGEPGEKPVTEQTPTLPINPYGRSKLMSEWLIQDHARASKLRYVILRYFNVAGADPGRRIGQMTAATHLVRAACDAALGRKPEIKIFGTDFATSDGTGIRDYIHVEDLASAHLGALQYLEGNNQSQTLNCGYGKGYSVRQVIDLVQQVSGVKFKVLEAPRRPGDPACVTACADRIREVLDWQPQYDDLETIIRTALFWEIRRDLQGAKHPLVDTIATRLKQAAAERKLARMPQASATSTQYRQPKSA from the coding sequence ATGAAACAGACAGTATTGGTTACTGGTGGCGCTGGTTATATTGGTTCACACGTCGTCCGTCAGCTCGGAGAAGCGGGCTACGACATCGTGATCTACGATAACTGCTCAACTGGAGTACCTGCTTCGATTCTCTATGGAGATTTGGTTGTAGGTGATTTAGCCGACCAAGATCGCTTATATAAGCTATTTTCCCGGCATAAATTTAGCGCTGTGCTGCACTTTGCGGCCAGCCTCATTGCTCCAGAATCCGTGGAAAATCCACTGGATTACTATGCCAACAACACTCGCAATACCTTGAATCTGCTGCGTTGCTGCGATGTATTCAATGTTGAGCAACTTGTGTTCTCAAGTACCGCCGCTGTCTATGGTGAGCCGGGAGAGAAGCCAGTAACCGAACAAACGCCCACCTTGCCGATTAACCCTTACGGCCGATCGAAGTTAATGAGTGAGTGGCTGATCCAAGATCATGCGCGCGCTTCCAAGTTACGCTACGTCATCTTGCGTTACTTCAATGTCGCGGGCGCTGATCCGGGTCGGCGGATCGGTCAAATGACCGCGGCCACACATCTCGTCCGGGCTGCTTGCGACGCCGCACTGGGTCGCAAGCCAGAAATCAAAATTTTTGGCACGGATTTTGCCACGTCAGACGGCACTGGCATTCGTGACTATATCCACGTTGAAGACCTCGCCTCAGCCCATCTGGGTGCACTGCAATATCTCGAAGGCAACAATCAGTCCCAAACGCTGAATTGTGGTTATGGAAAGGGCTATAGCGTGCGGCAGGTAATTGATTTGGTTCAGCAAGTTTCGGGGGTTAAGTTCAAGGTATTAGAAGCACCCCGGCGCCCCGGCGATCCAGCTTGCGTCACGGCCTGTGCCGATCGCATTCGCGAAGTGCTTGATTGGCAACCGCAATATGACGATCTTGAAACAATTATTCGGACAGCCTTATTCTGGGAAATTCGACGTGATTTACAAGGTGCAAAACACCCCTTGGTTGATACGATCGCGACTCGACTCAAACAAGCTGCTGCTGAACGCAAGCTCGCAAGAATGCCCCAAGCATCCGCAACATCAACACAATATAGGCAACCGAAATCCGCATAA